The Arachis hypogaea cultivar Tifrunner chromosome 16, arahy.Tifrunner.gnm2.J5K5, whole genome shotgun sequence genome contains a region encoding:
- the LOC112756512 gene encoding negative regulator of systemic acquired resistance SNI1 isoform X1, translated as MSCFLVPVSSFLNLATQLVKNTCVSVDKFFVMIKDLDISRKKADLEGHTTRADGLRKSLMDIILDQLAYNIDTIPLFLKTFSEPKWKLEIVVHYLWKYMTKPSVHTRKSNGCPEDATFEVALKCFSNKTGTKSTIKKIGPDVMQFLVGHRYSFFVILVGRWFCNRSNGLIPVI; from the exons ATGTCATGTTTTCTTGTCCCAGTATCTTCTTTTCTCAATTTGGCTACGCAGTTAG TGAAGAACACCTGTGTCTCTGTGGATAAGTTTTTTGTTATG ATTAAGGACCTTGATATATCAAGGAAGAAAGCAGATCTTGAAGGCCACACAACAAGAGCAGATGGTCTGAG AAAATCTTTGATGGACATCATTTTAGATCAACTAGCTTACAACATAGATACCATCCCCCTATTTCTTAAG ACCTTCAGTGAACCAAAATGGAAACTGGAAATAGTTGTGCATTACCTGTGGAAATACATGACTAAG CCTTCTGTTCACACTCGAAAGTCAAATGGCTGTCCTGAGGATGCAACATTTGAAGTGGCTTTGAAATGCTTCTCAAATAAAACTGGCACTAAAAGCACTATTAAAAAAATTGGTCCAGATGTAATGCAGTTCCTTGTTGGTCACAGGTAttccttttttgttattttagtcgGAAGGTGGTTCTGTAATAGAAGTAATGGTTTGATTCCTGTTATTTAA
- the LOC112756512 gene encoding negative regulator of systemic acquired resistance SNI1 isoform X2 has product MIKDLDISRKKADLEGHTTRADGLRKSLMDIILDQLAYNIDTIPLFLKTFSEPKWKLEIVVHYLWKYMTKPSVHTRKSNGCPEDATFEVALKCFSNKTGTKSTIKKIGPDVMQFLVGHRYSFFVILVGRWFCNRSNGLIPVI; this is encoded by the exons ATG ATTAAGGACCTTGATATATCAAGGAAGAAAGCAGATCTTGAAGGCCACACAACAAGAGCAGATGGTCTGAG AAAATCTTTGATGGACATCATTTTAGATCAACTAGCTTACAACATAGATACCATCCCCCTATTTCTTAAG ACCTTCAGTGAACCAAAATGGAAACTGGAAATAGTTGTGCATTACCTGTGGAAATACATGACTAAG CCTTCTGTTCACACTCGAAAGTCAAATGGCTGTCCTGAGGATGCAACATTTGAAGTGGCTTTGAAATGCTTCTCAAATAAAACTGGCACTAAAAGCACTATTAAAAAAATTGGTCCAGATGTAATGCAGTTCCTTGTTGGTCACAGGTAttccttttttgttattttagtcgGAAGGTGGTTCTGTAATAGAAGTAATGGTTTGATTCCTGTTATTTAA